The genomic interval GATGCTGTATAGCGTGTACTGAATTGTAATACCAGTCGcgtagtacaagtatgtgTATTATATATGTCCATTTTCACACTTGAAACGTTTCTATACTTGCACATGCCCTGTGTGATCCTAAGTATAAATCTAACTAAACTTCCAAGTAGAAACATTGATTTACTTGTTGTAATGTCACAGTACAAACGCCTCAAATACCGCCACTAAAGTAAATGGCACTTCTTTGATGAATCGAAACCATCAGCGGGCGTACTCTACCACATGAGAAACCCATCCGTTCTCCCAAATCCCCCACCAATCACCTAAACTTCTcctaatatatatatatatatctcttTCCCTACAGATTCGCCTCCCAGcagcacgtgactccaaaCTAACTTCATCACCACAGTGGCAACATCCTTgtctccaccatcaccaatcTACACCATGGCAGCAGATAGATATTCGTTTTCACTGACAACATTTTCCCCCAGGTGAGTATGGGAACACGTGACGGACCAGAAGGTCATTGCGCAAAAAAACCGGACGATTTGAGCAACACACGACTTACCCGACGATGGTTAAGGACCACAGAACGATAGGAAGGCATGTTGAGGCACAGGGTGTGTGATTCAGGTTACATCAGTATTGTTGGGACTGTCCATTCAACTCTGGGTATCAATGTTTGTCGTCCGAGAAGTTTGATTGCTGTTAATTGATGTCTTGAGAATGTCACCATTCACAGTGATTCACAGTGTTCACAAGACGGAACCACCGAGGACGAATCGGGCGATAGAACACGAAGATGGAGATCAAAAGGGGTTGAAACATCAGACAGCATATCGTTGACATCGGGAAGTGTCATCGGTGGCGTTGTCTGACAGAGATGATGGTATCCAATACCATGGTCACCATTGAGCACTGCATTGCCACAGCGATGAAGTTCAGTGGTTGATGCTTCCATGACTACCAATACTTCCACTAGTCTAAGACTTGTGGCGCACATACTCCCCACGTCCCGCTGTTTCCGTGACGGATGCTGTTTCCGAGTCTATGGCACTCTGACCTTAGCTCCTTTCCTTTCAGTACTAACTCAGTGGAAAGCTCGGACAAATCGAATACGCCCTTGCGGCTGTCAACCAGGGAGTCACCTCTCTCGGTATTAAAGCATCCAACGGCATTGTGCTCGCTACCGAAAAGAAAAGCGCTTCGTCTCTAGTCAACTCAGACTCGCACTCGAAAATCGAGCTCATCACACCCGACATCGGAATGGTGTACGCTGGCATGGGTCCCGACTTCCGAGTGCTGGTCGACAAAGCCAGAAAGGTCGCCCAGACCTCTTACAAACGAGTTTATAACGAGTACCCCCCCACTCGAATGCTGGTTcaggagattgccaagaTCGTGCAGGAGGCCACTcagtctggaggagtgcGGCCCTACGGAGTGTCACTTCTTGTGGCAGGTCATGATGAGCACAACGGCTTCACTCTGTACCAGGTTGATCCCTCAGGGTCGTATTTCCCCTGGAAGGCCACTGCCATCGGCAAAGGCTCTACTTCTGCCAAGACTTTCCTGGAGAAGCGATGGAACGAGGagttggagctggaggatgcCATCCACATTGCTCTGCTAACTCTCAAAGAGTCTATTGAGGGCGAGATGAACGGTGACACTGTGGAGATTTCCATCGTCTCCAACCCCGCTGACCATCTGCTTGGATTCGAGGGTGTGGCTGGTGCCGTCGGACCTCGTTACAGAAAGTTGACTCCtcaggagattgaggaccGTTTGGATACTTTGTAGGGAGTTTATAAGGCAAGTTACAGAGGTGAGCTGCGCGTGACTGATACGTATACAACTCGTTCATGAGTGCTCGTGGCTACAGGaatggtatgtactgaaGGATATTATATTGATGGAAGAACGCATGGCAGGCCATGGTGAACAGCAATAGAGAGCggatacttgtagtttgaCTGTATAAGCGCACGGGATGGGATGTAAGTGTACAGCACCACCCGTATCGCGCTGCAGAAGTTGTAAAACTATCATACATTTTATTATATACCGAGACACAAGTAAGAGTAGTAGAAAAGCCTCTGAATGCATTGGTAGCGACTGACTACTGAATCTTGGTGAAGAACTCCATCAGAATGCGTCTAAAATTAATCAGGTTGATGATTCTCAGTCTCTCGTTGTTAAGATGGGCATGGTCTGAAGATTGGCCACAGGGGAACTGGATGGCAGATGCGTTGAATCGCTTCTCTAGGAACCGCATGACGGGAATcgagcctccttctcggaTCAGCAAGGGCTCTACTCCCCAGACCTCGGTCACAATTGATCTCAATACCTGACAAACGGGAGTATCGATGTCTCCGATCCAGGGATCAGCCTGATGGAATACAGAGATTTTGAGATGGTTGGGCGACTTGTGTTCAGCAAACTTGTCCTGCATGTACTCTGTGAATATCTGTTTGATTTCGTCGGCGTCCTGGTCAGGCACAATCCGCAGAGAAACAGAAGCCTGGGCAGATTTGGGAATGACGGTCAAGTTACCGGGTCCAGAGACGTTGAAACGATGCACTGTAAGCGACGGAAGAGCCCATTTAGCTCTGATAGAAGCCTTGGTAAGTGGCTTATGAGATGTCTTGATGATATGCTCAAACCGCTTCTCTTCAGACTCGGTGGGCGGCTTGACCTTTTTGTAAAAGTCTGGGAGACAGATATCACCCTCGGGAGTTGTCAGAAGAGCCAGGAGACGAATCAGATCAATAGTGGGCTCTCGAGTGGCTCCTCCTTCGACACCAGAATGCAAATCGGGATTGTCAGAGTACACTTCGACGGTGGCATGAAGAACTCCTCGAAGACCGTAGTTGATGCAAGGTGTGGTATCGTCGAGCCAATACGAATTGCACAGAAGAATGTAATCAATGTCTCCGATCATGGAGTCGTTCTTGTCAATCACGTCTTCGAACCCGGGGGATCCacactcctcctctccttcTACCAGGAACACCACATCGACTCCCAGTTCGCCCTTGGCAAACGCCTCCGCCACTGCAAAGATAGTAGCCAGAACAGGGCCCTTGTTGTCTGAGACTCCTCGTCCATATAGGTATCCATCCAGAGGTGTAATTGTGTAGGGATACGTGTCCCATCCGTCAGTTTCATGGGCAGGAATGACATCGTAATGACCGTAGAACAGCAATCTCTTCGGCTTGGCTCCTTTGAGATCACTCTTGTTGGCGCTGAAAGTACCGAGAACAACGGGATTCTTATCAGGAACAGCCAACAGAGACGAATGAGCTCCAAAGTCTCGCAACAGGTCTCTCAGAAAGATAGCACAACGTCTTGAATCGGAACCGTACTCGATTCCATGACTGGAAACGGTTCGGAAAGCCACAAACTCGAACAGAGTGGAAATCAGACGGTCATTGGTGAAGCCAAAGTTCTGACGAGCCTTGGCAATTTGTTGAGAATGCTCAGAGTCAGTCACAGTGATATCCCAGATGGCAACACCATCATTTCCGCCTGAAATGAGATAGGTGCGACCCTTGAGCTCTCGAACAATAGTCGTTTGTACGGTTCCTTCATGGGCAAGCCAGGTAGCTGTTCTCTCCCCCTTTAAAGACCACCGTTGAAGACCTCCTTCGCTACCCTTGAATACACAGTCTCCTGAAGTGGATAGAGACACAACAGGTGAAGTTCCAATGGTGTCTTGTCGAATGAGCTGCAGAGTGCCCAAATCCCAGATCTTGACATCGCCATGATCAGTGCCACAGTACAACATGCTATCCGAAACACACAGTGTTTGAACAGACGTTTCACAGTCGATAGATGCTATCAGGACGAGATCCTTCTTTTGAGGGCACCACGACCAAAAGTTGACATGcgcatctcctcctccagagatcAAAACACACTCCACCACGTTATCTTTCCACACAAAGTTCTCAACGCAAACCAAGCAGTAAACATAGCCATTGTGGGCGTATTGGTAAGCATTTTCCGAGGGAATTTGCAGGAGGGCGTGTTCATGGGGCTTCTGACCGTGAATGCTGACGTAGTCGTCTCtttccagctgctggggcGCAGTTTTTCCACCTGGTCCTCTTGAGTCGAAAAATCGGTCGAATCTGTAGCTGGGAAGCCGTAGGATTTCCGAATTAACTGTCTGACTGTTGCCCGTGTCGCTTCCGAGCTCAATCCACTGAATAGAGGCGTTCTGAGCTCCTAGGAATATCATATTATGGACCGGATCATACACGACAGAAAAGATGTCACCGACATCAAACGACGAGTAAACGGTCGACACCTCTTTCAGTTCGACAATGTCCCAAATTTTAATGAGCGAATCGGAGCCTCCCGACACGAGGAATTGCTTGGAGCTGTCTCCGGCCACTGTAGCGATGGACAGGGCGTAGACACATCCTTCATGGCCCTGTAGAGACGTCTTTAGCGAAAAGGTTTCCACGTCAAAGACCTGGATGTCCGAGTTTTGGGTGCCGGCAAAGATGAACTTGTCGTTAGCGGCCAGCGAGACCACCGAGTAGTCGTGACGCCATTTGTGAGTCAGTTGGGGTTCCTGGGGTCCTTTACTTTTGTAGCCGGGTCCACGTCGATCTTCGGCGAAAGATGCGGGTGAGAGGCGCGGCGAGGGCGTGTCGAACTCGTTGAGAGGACCCGAACACGTCGACAGACCGACATCCAGTGGATACGACATTTTGCGAGCAGATAGGGTGAAGTCGACTTGAGTCAGATCAGCTTGTTGCATGAAGCGAACTCTATAGGCCGATGATGTGACCATGCGTGTGACTGTGCCCAAAGGGGAATACCGGAAGGAGGGTGTGTGAGGAGGTACTTCCGTTCTATATAAGCACTTTTTTCAGTTATGACATTGGCCACGTCACCTCGCCGTGTTTATCCGTATTATAAATACCCCTGTATATCCAACTATAGTTCCCTTTCTGTGCCCTCCTGCTTGCACTTGTTTCGAGTCTCTCACACTGGACCCTTCTCTGCACGTCAAACTTCTCGAACCTTTTACTCTCAAGTGACTGAGTTCGCCAGGAACACCATAACAAAGAGGGGGTGGATTGAATACACGACAAGATGAAATTTTTTTGGTGCCAACGAGAGAGTAAAGCCACCAATTATGCCGCAGCTATCCAGTCGAAACATCTACACTCAACTTCGATACCGGAGCTGCACGTTGACCTCGGCATTGTGCATTATTTACTTACCCCAGATGACGCAAGCCACAGTCCAAATTGTCAATCAGGAGGAGAGAGGCCGTTTTGAGAAGAACACAACACTCATAACAGCGAAAAAAGCACGAACTGGAACacaaaaacagaaaaaagacaaaaacaATGACCATATTTCTCGATTACCTGTTCTCTTATAGATGTAGATTTCGTTATAAGTCGCACAAATACCGGTACAAGCATCGTATCGTGCACGTCTCGGACCCGCTTTATACACACTCTCCAATAAAGCCCTACACTCAACTTTGTTTGCACCTCTTAAAGATGAGCATTTATAATCTCAGACCGCATTCTTAGTTCAACATAATTAAACAGTTGCTAAGGGTATCCCATCGCATCTCTCCTGTCTCTTCTCATGACTTTATAACAATTGTGCCGTGATTGCGCAGTGACGAACAGTGACGAGACTTGGTTGCTCGCACGAAGATGCGTCTCTTGCTCACATGGTTGGGCACACCCCACAACCACTTATTCcaataaatacattatAAATATATCCCCATGCCAGGCACAAGTGACCGTCGTCCCCTGACCGCCGTGCCCTGTTTTGTGCTTCTCCACCGTCGCCACAGTGGCTAATGCATGACGCTAAACTAGTGCCGTGCCACATGCTAAAACGAGAAGCATTCAAAGATAAGGCAGGCGAAGCAGCCAGCACAGCCACGTGCGAGTGACACGAAAACGCACGCTAAGCCATAGTAACATGGGTCACGGTATGGCTATCACCATACTGCTGCTTAATCTCCGGATCATACCGGATACACTTGCCATACCAGTTTCTCTCCACACAAGTAGGATCAGGAAGCGAAGGCATCGTGTTAGTAGCAACGGTAGAAGAGGTCGATGTCTTAGTCTTGGACACCACACTACTACTCGtgctcgtcttcttcttcttcttcttatCCttatcgtcgtcgtccttgtcaTTACCCATCACGAAGTTCCAGTTGAAACAGTCTTGACaagggggaggaggaacgCATGCAGCTGTTTCGTTGTACGCTAGCAGCACCTCGTCAATCACCGTATGAATCCTGTGGTTGACCATGCTCAGATGCCATCCTTTATCGGTCACCACGTCGTACATGCATTGGAGACCCGAGTGGCAAGACGTCTCCATGGCGTAGCCTCCAATGGAACAGGATGACGATGCTCCGTTACACACGCCCATAAAGATGGGGTCAGCCGTGTGTCCAAAGTGCCAGATGTGTTCCTGGGACCAGGGAATACCAGGAGGACTGGGCAAATGCAGTCGCTTGGTGGGAAGCAGCTCTCCGGGTGCCTCGTAACCAACGGCAGGAATACCATAGGTACGACCCAACATTGCACTCAGAGCGCCTCCCAGGGAATGTCCGGTGACCCAGATTTGTTTCTGAGGGTACAGATGAGTTACATTGCGGTAAATGTCGAGAACGGCTCGATAGTACCGGTCCTCGGCATAAAGCTCCTTCTCTAGACACTCTTGGTCACACGTGTACGACTCGCCGGTGTAGCAGTCACACACTGTGTTCCACAAGTACGAGACACGCGCACAACAACACGAGAACAACAGGTTGTCGTTCGtcttgtcgttgatgacggtgtctcctccagagtcgAAAATGGCCGCCGATGTGCCCTTAAGAGCAATAACAACAAGAGGCGAGCCGGGCGTCTGGTCCACGAAAATGTGACCTCTCACTCCATCACTCTGCCAGCCAATGCCTCCAGTTTCTTTCCAACTCACGTTGGTCCAGTCACCTGTAAATGGCACGTCAACGTACGCGTTGGACGCCATGACGGCCAGCGACACGACTGTATCTCTGTCGGTGACATCCGGCACCAGAATGTCCTCCTCTACCCAGTCAAAGTCCATGGCGCCGTAAAGCTGAGGGTTGAGACGCGCAGCTTCGAGGTAAGATTCCACGTGATCTGGGTCGCGCTGCCGCCATCGCTTCACCTTCTGGGTCCGCGACTTGAGCGGCAGATTGGTGTAGGGGTCTCTGGCGTTTGAGGCCATGTAGCGGTGGGTGTCCTGGCCCAGGTTGAGATGCTGAGCCTTCTGGGCGGCCCGAACCCACTCTCCAGACACGTCCATGCGTCCGTGGTTGGCGTCGGCCTCGGTGTTGTGGTGATAGATGTGTTTTACCGCAAATGAGTGGTCACTTGAGGGGTTAGCGGGGAGTACCAGATTGGGCACGACACTAGGCATATCTTTCTCCCCATGTGTGTTTGAGTAACCCTGGGAGTACAACAGGTAGATGGCTGTAGTGACGAGAGCGGCCACAATCACATACAGGCCTTTTGATTTGGTCGTGGAAGGCGGTGGAGAAGATTCCTTGTACAGATCTTGTTtcatggtggagatgaaagTATCGTGTCGTCGTAGCTATGTGTTGGATGTATGATactgtggtggtgggtgaGTGATTTGGACTGACAACAGTGATCTGagacgtgtttgtgttgatATGCTGGATCGCTGCAGCTTGTTTGTAGAAGTTGTCGTGGCTTCGAGTCTTGCCCTCTTATACCTCTATGTCTATCGTCCTGTGCCAGGTCTCAGCAAGGTATACACACCAGGTGGCGGAATTTAATCTGGACGTAAATAGTGCATCTGCAACCTGTAGGGTCACGGGAACAAAAGCCTATGCAGGTCGATAGTCAagtgtctacaagtagagggGTAGTTGGTGGGATGAGGTTAATAGCTGTAGTTGTAGGAATGAGGCGTGGGTGTAAAATGAGTGTTTATATAGTGTCATCAGATGACTGTTTATAGAGACGGAATTCGCACAGATGATGTGGTATTGCTCCTATATCTCCGACCCCCCTCTCTCATGCATTGCATCTTGCTGTGGCGCATTATCTGTGTGACCCCGATAAGACGTTACCCGGAAGTGGATTTGGGGCATGTCATGTGAAATGGAGCAGACCAGGCCTGGGCGAGAGTGTGTCATATGACCAAAGGGGcatgaggaggaggtgggtAGTTAAATTGGTTGTATTTACAGTTATGTCGGGAGCTGAAGGGTGGTTTTGGAGGCgggtgtttttgtttgtATGTTTGAGTAAATTTTGGCATTAAAAATGAACAAAAATTACGTAAAATAAACAAAAATCAAGGGAAGTAGATATAGTTGTCATTGACGTATTAAATGGGCATTGGCGGATTATAATGGACTTGGACGGATTAGAATGATCATTTCacggctacaagtaccgtaaTGCTTGATATTTAACAACAGCTGATTCTCTTCTATGAGCTAtagtagctactgtatgtacagtacatactgtacttactgGTATGTTATAGTAAGAGCTTCTGGTACATAAGTACATTATGTATTCGTAGTCTATAGCGTCAATAtcctactcgtactgtacttactgtactgtaactacGATACTATGAGCTAACTATCAGCAGACCCTTAGAGGAATACTTATAGCTAAGGCAAGTGACAAGAATGCTCATATATTGACCAATAGTATTCAATACAGAGAAGATACAGACAATGTACCAGACGAGATCTCTTGTATGATTCAGTTAATGTCCCATAATTGGATGGTTCATAGCAGACCCATCTGGGAAGAAGATATCTGAGGGCTGATACCAGGACCTCATCATGACCAATGATAGCAGGGAGTATGTTGTGAACCAAGTCAAGTTCTGCTCCACATTGTAATCATTCACACAGcatctacgagtacataccgtgtactgtacttccACAGTCACCGCTGTTCCGATAAAGCTAGGAATAGACCAGGAGATGGTAAGTATAAGTATGTATGTtttgtatgtatgtacatactggacagtatgtaccagtTCTATCAGTTACTACAGTAATTAGTCCAATCCACTCAATCACACTGGTGGTCATTTTTGGTAACCGTTGATCACTTGAAGTTGGCCATCTCACTGACCTATAGCCCGATTATCATGATGTACTCATGCCACCATGAAAGCCCAAGTAGGTACAGTCTTGCTCTCTCACTTCCACCAGTGGTATCAAAGATGAGTCACTCTTGACAATACCGCCGTTCGAAGACTTCAAGGAAGACTACGTGGTCATCCGAGGTATCGACACATGTCTCCACCAGTGTCTGTGGTATCTCACTGGGTTATCAACTATAGCTACGTTCAGTACATTACATACTTATGATGGTAAGACGTTGAACATTACGTCATGTTCACCAGCAAAGTGATATGGGAGGATGGTAGGTTACGGAAGTATATATTAGAGAAGGTTCTGGTGGCTCCAATTTGAGGGGTCCTGCAACAGTACTTTGAACCAATAAAATGGGCTGTAATTTTTCATAATTACTGATAATACCACCAAGCAGAGGTTTATCAAAAAACTGAGTGAAAATATTATCACAATGACATTCTAAGACCTCTCATAGACATACCCCCATCCTACATACAAAGAAAACCTTGATTGCTGTACAGTGTGGTATTATGTattgtacgatacgattCTAATAAATTGCTGTGTGAGGGAGTGCTCTAGGGATGTCTCATTGAGTATTAGCAAATCTTTTTGGGCACAAGAGCACGTTTGTTCCGTCATTCTGCTCAATCCGCCTATATAAAGCAGTTCTCTTCTCCCTCCTCTCACCGTCTCCAACATGACACAGCACCACCTCACATACTCCCAACCTGTGAAACTCTGTCCTGCCCTGTGGTGCAGGAGCAGACCAAATCACTGTGTCTAACAGCTCCTCATccaacaacatgtctcaaCGCGACTCAGCTTCGCCACATCCGCAGGCCTCGCCGGGGATGGCCAAGCAGGAGCCCGTGCTGTTGCCCGGCCGGGAAAAGTCGCCgccccagcagctccagttCCACCAGGAGTTCCCCAACAACAGTTTCAAGCGCACTTCCACGTCGGCCATGACGCCACCAATCTCCAAAAAGCCGAAAATGGCGCCGCAGACCTtcaacaactacaatgCGTCTAACTATGGCCAGTTCCAGGCGTCACCCATGAACTCGGGCGCAAATACACCCATTCCACAGCAACAAAACATGCCGCAGAaccaacagacacagaaccaACAACAGGGAGGCCCCGGCGGACAGGGACCCGGACAACCACTCGATCCTGATCAGCTCAGTGACGTCATTTCGGCGGTGGGTCTTGAtctcaagcaggaggaggcgcTGTTGCAACAGGGAGTGCCCCAGGCCGGCTACGGcatgcagcagcagcaatacGGATACAGACAGCAGGGACACGCGCTGCTGGACCAGAAACGGGTGGCGTACACGGTCCGACAGCTAAGCCAGGAAGCTGGCCTGCGATTCAACAGTGATAGAGCCGGAGAAACGGCTTTGCTCATCTCGCACGCCTGTGAGGAGTGGCTCAACCAGATTCTGACTCAGGCGCTGGTTCTGTCGCGACATAGACGGCGATCGAGAAACTCGGTGCACAGTAGCCTGTCACGTGCGCTCAAGGGTATCGCTGTCAAAGACAAGGAGCGGGAGGACAAGCGAGCAGAGCGCAAGAACCTGCTGGGTCTGGATCACGCGGAACCCGAGTCTGCAGCCAACCCCGAGGACCAGCAGCACAAGGCTGCCAACATGACGGCCGCCATGATGTCTTCGGGCAAAAAGAAGTACTCGTGGATGGCAGGAGGCGTGGGAGCCAGTGCTGGAGGAATGCGAATGGGCCAGACAGGCGGAGGCAGAGGCGACTCGGCGATAAAGACACGAGAAGCCAAGGAAGAACCCGGAGTGGCCCTCAGAGATTTGCTGGGAGCCCtagagaaggagagagCAGGAGTGGAAAAGGCCATCGTGAAGGGCTATGCCAAGTTGAGAAATTAACCGTCAGAGGTGAGTGGTTGGTTTTGTAAAAGAGAAGTATAGCTGAAGGGCGACCATCAAAATCATTAGTGTGGATTCATTGAAGtgattggaggaggaggatagCTTCATCGGATAGGCTCCGTGGTTGAAAGAGGTAAAGCTTTCCAGTATGTTATGGAAAAACTTATTGACAGCAGCATAAGAGCTAGGATACAGGTATAGCAAATAACGAAATGTATATTATATGATATGATGGATGGGattgtacaggtacaagtacgcgTCATAGAAACCATCTGTAGGCGAAATAGATGACTGTCCAGTTTATGACGGCGGAACCAAATATGGTCCCTATGACAATTGCATCTCTCCAGGTGAACTTCCGTTTGGGGGCCTCAAACGTCTGCTCATGTACTTTTTGTAAAATCCCTTTTCTAACGTCGAACACATACTTTTTGGCACTTCCCATGACCATGACGTACCGAGTTCCCCACCAGGGGTCCCTGTGACTCCCTGTTGATCTAAAAAGATGCTTGATCCACGAGGAGTGCCGTGCTGGAGAGCTGTTCAAGTTGGCCTGTAGACAGTAGTATTTCTTCTTACCAAAGAAGGCAAACAGTCCGTCGTAAACCACAGCGTGTCGCAGGTCATTCAGACCAATGTCGATGGGCACAAAGTACCGGTCTTTGAAAAGATACATGGCTGCTGGTTGTGTAAAACTGGAGTAGAAGCAGTGGCTGTGAGTGTAAAAGAGGAAGGTATGGGCACCCAGAGTGTACACGGACGGGGATCCCTGGACCGTGATATGTTGCTTGATATCCGGTTTGCGACAATCTCCATCTTTGAACTtgacaacaacaccacaaTGGTCAAAGTGCCTGTCACTCAAAGCCATGTAGATGATGATCACCATATGGGGGTGTGAAAAGACCTGACATTCCATCTGGGGGTCGAATTCGGGATCATGAACGTAATCCGAGTACTCTGCAGCCATCTCTGAAAGATCCACCTCAATTCCATGTTCACTGGTATAGTAAGCATCATCCAGTAATCTCAGATGGTTGCATTGGATATGTACCAGATCATGGGGACTGTGAAGGTCGTCCTGCGGGTTGTAAAAGTCCCCCTTAAACATATGCTCGTCGCTCAGTAGTCTTAGTTTTGGAGTGAAACGCGACTTTGGCCTCATACGTCTCACATACTCCACAGAGCACTCTCTCCATGTCTTCCGGTGTGAAAACTGCGGCTCAAACCAGGGACAAGACTCCTGCAGTTTGTGCTGGAAGTCGGTTTCGGTGAGATTTACGCGCCAGAACCGGTTAGTGTCATAAAG from Yarrowia lipolytica chromosome 1F, complete sequence carries:
- a CDS encoding uncharacterized protein (Compare to YALI0F06314g, similar to Saccharomyces cerevisiae PRE8 (YML092C); ancestral locus Anc_8.871, highly similar to uniprot|P23639 Saccharomyces cerevisiae YML092c PRE8 20S proteasome subunit Y7 (alpha2)): MAADRYSFSLTTFSPSGKLGQIEYALAAVNQGVTSLGIKASNGIVLATEKKSASSLVNSDSHSKIELITPDIGMVYAGMGPDFRVLVDKARKVAQTSYKRVYNEYPPTRMLVQEIAKIVQEATQSGGVRPYGVSLLVAGHDEHNGFTLYQVDPSGSYFPWKATAIGKGSTSAKTFLEKRWNEELELEDAIHIALLTLKESIEGEMNGDTVEISIVSNPADHLLGFEGVAGAVGPRYRKLTPQEIEDRLDTL
- a CDS encoding uncharacterized protein (Compare to YALI0F06336g, similar to uniprot|P38149 Saccharomyces cerevisiae YBR281c), with the protein product MVTSSAYRVRFMQQADLTQVDFTLSARKMSYPLDVGLSTCSGPLNEFDTPSPRLSPASFAEDRRGPGYKSKGPQEPQLTHKWRHDYSVVSLAANDKFIFAGTQNSDIQVFDVETFSLKTSLQGHEGCVYALSIATVAGDSSKQFLVSGGSDSLIKIWDIVELKEVSTVYSSFDVGDIFSVVYDPVHNMIFLGAQNASIQWIELGSDTGNSQTVNSEILRLPSYRFDRFFDSRGPGGKTAPQQLERDDYVSIHGQKPHEHALLQIPSENAYQYAHNGYVYCLVCVENFVWKDNVVECVLISGGGDAHVNFWSWCPQKKDLVLIASIDCETSVQTLCVSDSMLYCGTDHGDVKIWDLGTLQLIRQDTIGTSPVVSLSTSGDCVFKGSEGGLQRWSLKGERTATWLAHEGTVQTTIVRELKGRTYLISGGNDGVAIWDITVTDSEHSQQIAKARQNFGFTNDRLISTLFEFVAFRTVSSHGIEYGSDSRRCAIFLRDLLRDFGAHSSLLAVPDKNPVVLGTFSANKSDLKGAKPKRLLFYGHYDVIPAHETDGWDTYPYTITPLDGYLYGRGVSDNKGPVLATIFAVAEAFAKGELGVDVVFLVEGEEECGSPGFEDVIDKNDSMIGDIDYILLCNSYWLDDTTPCINYGLRGVLHATVEVYSDNPDLHSGVEGGATREPTIDLIRLLALLTTPEGDICLPDFYKKVKPPTESEEKRFEHIIKTSHKPLTKASIRAKWALPSLTVHRFNVSGPGNLTVIPKSAQASVSLRIVPDQDADEIKQIFTEYMQDKFAEHKSPNHLKISVFHQADPWIGDIDTPVCQVLRSIVTEVWGVEPLLIREGGSIPVMRFLEKRFNASAIQFPCGQSSDHAHLNNERLRIINLINFRRILMEFFTKIQ
- a CDS encoding uncharacterized protein (Compare to YALI0F06358g, similar to uniprot|P25641 Saccharomyces cerevisiae YCR068w CVT17 conserved hypothetical protein, similar to Saccharomyces cerevisiae ATG15 (YCR068W); ancestral locus Anc_6.335), which codes for MKQDLYKESSPPPSTTKSKGLYVIVAALVTTAIYLLYSQGYSNTHGEKDMPSVVPNLVLPANPSSDHSFAVKHIYHHNTEADANHGRMDVSGEWVRAAQKAQHLNLGQDTHRYMASNARDPYTNLPLKSRTQKVKRWRQRDPDHVESYLEAARLNPQLYGAMDFDWVEEDILVPDVTDRDTVVSLAVMASNAYVDVPFTGDWTNVSWKETGGIGWQSDGVRGHIFVDQTPGSPLVVIALKGTSAAIFDSGGDTVINDKTNDNLLFSCCCARVSYLWNTVCDCYTGESYTCDQECLEKELYAEDRYYRAVLDIYRNVTHLYPQKQIWVTGHSLGGALSAMLGRTYGIPAVGYEAPGELLPTKRLHLPSPPGIPWSQEHIWHFGHTADPIFMGVCNGASSSCSIGGYAMETSCHSGLQCMYDVVTDKGWHLSMVNHRIHTVIDEVLLAYNETAACVPPPPCQDCFNWNFVMGNDKDDDDKDKKKKKKTSTSSSVVSKTKTSTSSTVATNTMPSLPDPTCVERNWYGKCIRYDPEIKQQYGDSHTVTHVTMA
- a CDS encoding uncharacterized protein (Compare to YALI0F06372g, similar to Saccharomyces cerevisiae TAF4 (YMR005W); ancestral locus Anc_6.40, similar to uniprot|P50105 Saccharomyces cerevisiae YMR005w MPT1) translates to MSQRDSASPHPQASPGMAKQEPVLLPGREKSPPQQLQFHQEFPNNSFKRTSTSAMTPPISKKPKMAPQTFNNYNASNYGQFQASPMNSGANTPIPQQQNMPQNQQTQNQQQGGPGGQGPGQPLDPDQLSDVISAVGLDLKQEEALLQQGVPQAGYGMQQQQYGYRQQGHALLDQKRVAYTVRQLSQEAGLRFNSDRAGETALLISHACEEWLNQILTQALVLSRHRRRSRNSVHSSLSRALKGIAVKDKEREDKRAERKNLLGLDHAEPESAANPEDQQHKAANMTAAMMSSGKKKYSWMAGGVGASAGGMRMGQTGGGRGDSAIKTREAKEEPGVALRDLLGALEKERAGVEKAIVKGYAKLRN
- a CDS encoding uncharacterized protein (Compare to YALI0F06380g, no similarity); translation: MLPRELVELILDELDLESMCVLYDTNRFWRVNLTETDFQHKLQESCPWFEPQFSHRKTWRECSVEYVRRMRPKSRFTPKLRLLSDEHMFKGDFYNPQDDLHSPHDLVHIQCNHLRLLDDAYYTSEHGIEVDLSEMAAEYSDYVHDPEFDPQMECQVFSHPHMVIIIYMALSDRHFDHCGVVVKFKDGDCRKPDIKQHITVQGSPSVYTLGAHTFLFYTHSHCFYSSFTQPAAMYLFKDRYFVPIDIGLNDLRHAVVYDGLFAFFGKKKYYCLQANLNSSPARHSSWIKHLFRSTGSHRDPWWGTRYVMVMGSAKKYVFDVRKGILQKVHEQTFEAPKRKFTWRDAIVIGTIFGSAVINWTVIYFAYRWFL